The genomic stretch CCTATAATGCATCAATACACCTTCATCAATCATATCTTGCAATAAATTTGTTGCTGAAATGTTATTGGGGAGTATGCTAGAAAGTCTATTCAACAACTCATTAAATGGGAGGTATTTTGTTCTATGAACAGTCGTTGGCATCATATAAATATTAGCCATCTCTGTACATACGAGTTGGGGGTAATTGAATAATGTTGCTTGGTAATTATATTTTAAAGATAGTTTGTTGTTGACATGGTTAATGTAATTATCGACCACATCAAGAAATGAACTTGGTGTATAATTGTTTTTTTCATCATAAGTTTCGCAGTATAGTTTAAGAAATAAGGGATTGGAAAATTCATTACCTCTACGGCTGATATTGGGTAATGTTATTTGCTTGTTAGATAAATAAGCAATGGCTTTATCTTCCATTCCTTTATATCCCTCAAGAGTGATTGATGCTTTACCATCTGATATTTTGTCTAGCATATTCGTGGTTGAAAAAGTTCGAGCAGAAACAATAAGGCTGAGATTTTTATATTGTAAAATATCCGCTTCTAGATTTTCGATATGACCATTCCAAAGACTTTCGCCTAAACCTTCATTTATTCCATCTATTACAAACAAAATCTTGTGGTTTTCTAGTTCTCCTATTTTATCTAATTTTGATAAAAAATCATCCCAACAACCTTTAACGCTTAATATACTCATTATGCGTTGCTTTATGTCGGTTGTATCTGTAAAATCCAAACCAAGAATAAGCAAGGATTTTAAACCAACTTTCATTCGTTCATTAACGATATCAGCAAGCAAATGCGATTTGCCAGTACCAGCATCTCCTTTAATGTAAAGAACGGGGGTACTTATATAATACAACAATGCGTTATAATCATTCAATGCGTTAAAAGCATCTCTCATTTTTGATAGTTCATACTGAGAAAAATCATTTTTATTAGTTTGGTCGTATCTTATATTACCATATAATTTTAATACATCTTTTGCCTTTTTGAAAATATCTGCGAAATGCTCATAGTCATTACTATTAAATGTCAGAATTATTTCATCTATTATTATTTTAATATCTTTGCAAGAGCCTTTTAAATTATTGTTGTAGTCATAGCAATTTTTATGTGATATTCTTATGAAGTTTTGCAATGCTAATTTAAAATTATAATTCCATATATCTGGACTTACTAATGCAGAATAGACATTCTCTAACAATGGGTTTCTGAAGTTATTGGTTTCAGAGTAGCGCTTATTTAAAGTTCTTATTGCCAATTTGCATTTCTTGTCAAACCAATTTTCGTCAGGTTCAAATGTTATTGCATTTATTAATTCTTTGAGTTCTTTCTGGATGTTTATTCTTTTGTATTTTACGTATGCATGGCAAGCTACAACAAAAAGTACCACAAACGTTATGATGCCAATTATTACATAATCAACGGCACCTCCTATTATGTTGATTACATCAATAATTAGTTTTCCGCAGTCACTGCTGACATCTATGAATTTAGACACCAGAAATATCAATAGTTTAGGACGGGACACCAAATAGGCGCCAGCTATATATGCAAGGTATTTGAGTACTACAGAATAAATACCCTTCCGTCTGAATTTAATGGAGACGAACAAGATTAATAGTTTTTTCAGCCAAGTCCATTTTATATACTCGTTGATATATTGTTTTGCTTGGTCATCTATCGTTTTAGTTTCAGCGATTAGGTCAAGAGTTTTTTTAAGTAATTCAACAATTCTGTTATTAGGAGCCTTAGTTATCATGCTATAACCTATTTTTATGGATAATTTATTTACAAAGATAGTTAATGTAGTTATTTTATCGAATATTATTCGCTATATTTGTAGCATCTAATAAAGAATTTGTATGAAATTGAATAGAATAAAGGCTGTTTTAACCGAAAAAGGGATATCGCAGACATGGCTTGCTAAACAGATTGATAAAAGTTTTAGTATGGTTAATGCTTATGCTTGCAATAGGATTCAGCCGAACCTTGAGACTCTTCAACAAATAGCAGAAGTTCTCCATGTCGACTTGAAGGACTTGATAACAGACAAAGAAGATAGATAAGATGAAAGCATTCAGTGAAGCTACACGAGTGCAGATGCCAGCAATGGTCCATCTGACAAGGATTGGATATTCATATTTTGGAAAGCTCAGTGAAGATATGAATGGTGCTGTCTATGATGGTGACACTAATATCCTTTT from Butyricimonas virosa encodes the following:
- a CDS encoding helix-turn-helix domain-containing protein, producing the protein MKLNRIKAVLTEKGISQTWLAKQIDKSFSMVNAYACNRIQPNLETLQQIAEVLHVDLKDLITDKEDR